CAATTCTTTGGCGAAAAAGAATTATTAATCGAATCTCCTCAGACTCCAGAAGAAATCTTTGAAAGTCTAGATAAAGTAACCATAGATCAGGTTTATGATGTTGCAAAGCAAATTTTCTTAAAACAGAACTTGAATTTAAGCATAATTGGGCCATATAATGGTCAAGATAAGTTCAAAAAAATACTTGTATGATAGAGCAAACGTTAATTATTTTTAAGCCTCATGCAGTTCAACGTGGAGTTGTTGGAGAAATTTTAAGTAGATTCGAAAAAGTAGGACTGAAAATTGTAGCAGCTAAAATGGTTTTCCCTTCAGAAGAACATTATCATACTCATTATGAAGAAATAGGAAAAATGATCACAAGGCGTGGCGAACAAACTTTTAAAGTTGCTTTGGAAATGATGCAACAAGGTCCAGTGATTGCCATGGTACTTGAAGGAGTAGAAGCAGTTTCACAAGTTCGTAAAATGGTAGGAGCAACAGAACCAAAGTCGGCAAACCCAGGAACTAT
The Patescibacteria group bacterium genome window above contains:
- a CDS encoding nucleoside-diphosphate kinase → MIEQTLIIFKPHAVQRGVVGEILSRFEKVGLKIVAAKMVFPSEEHYHTHYEEIGKMITRRGEQTFKVALEMMQQGPVIAMVLEGVEAVSQVRKMVGATEPKSANPGTIRGDYAHMSFAYADKKNSDVYNLIHASGDPEEAKKEIAHWFSKSEIFDYPTVHEVFTQAKKK